The following proteins are encoded in a genomic region of Gadus macrocephalus chromosome 19, ASM3116895v1:
- the LOC132447368 gene encoding protein NLRC3-like isoform X27: MNEERGEGGPPTSETTQSEDHDHRRTAKRRVQQERADSPGPSCVSMKSDLSMDKPLNFKDGNQSIEKRSVQHERAGSPEPRTGRVQQERADSPGPSCVSMKSDLSMDKPLNFKDGNQSIEKRRVQQERADSPGPSCVSMKSDLSMDKPLNFKDGNQSIEKRSVQQERADSPGPSCVSMKSDLSMDKPPNFKDGNQSIEKRSVQQERADSPGPRTGQHQKRSKVTSGPSEQHDETEQTSKSVLPAEPAEHPALARFKNTLKIKTQPVFEGLVQPGKPTPLNKIYTELFIIEGGSGEVNKEHEVRLIEKTYRKPAKEEKTIKCEDLFKLIHEQKKQKIRTILTIGVAGIGKTILTQKFTLDWAEGKSNHDIHFTFPLPFRELNLLKNRKFSLVELLHHLFNDTKQAGICQNDQHQVVFIFHALDECRLPLDFKNNEILTDVTKSTSVDVLLTNLIRGDLLPSARIWITTRPAAANQIPANCVDMVTEVRGFTDPQKEDYFRKRFREEKLASTIISHIKKSRSLHIMCHIPLFCWVTATVVEDFFRSSRRGERIPNTLTKMYIHLLRVQSIKGDRKYHWRKDLHLKSTREIIVILGKLAFSQLKKGNLIFNEADLAECSIAVKAASVYSGVFTQIFKEDYELNHDKVFSFVHLSIQEFLAALHVFLSYIKTGVNLLSEKPPASEANDLLLLCQSAVDQALRSENGHLDLFLRFLLGLSLETNQILVQGLLGPTGSIPETNQGIVSYIKEKISGDLSPERSINLFYCLNELGDCSLVEEIQQYLRSGSLSGKSLSPSQWSALAFILLSSEVDVFDLKDYSASEEGLLRLLPVIKASKTSLLNGYHMSERFCEALASALSSSSSSLRELDLSSNDLQDSGVKLLSAGLGSPHCRLETLRLSGCLVTQGGCDSLARALSSNPSHLKALDLSYNFPGESGFSLLSAGREDQSWKLDILRKMNCEEGVLKPALQKYACDLTLDPNTANSRLSLSGHREATLVEEYPDHPKRSDTLRQVLCREVLTGRSYWEVVCKGGVSIVVTHRGRITRSREGYDNRLGSNNKSWSLECHGDRYCAYYNGRKTDKRLLPAGSKKVGVYLNRPAGTLSFYRVSPGVDGSKDTLTHIHTFESTFTQDLYAGFDLLCTGSSVTLCKL; the protein is encoded by the exons aagagtccagcaggagagagcagactcccctggaccaagctgtgtctccatgaagagtgacttgTCCATGGATAAACCTCTtaactttaaagatggaaatcagtctattgagaagag AAGTGTCCAGCATGAGAGAGCAGGCAGCCCTGAACCCAGGACTGG aagagtccagcaggagagagcagactcccctggaccaagctgtgtctccatgaagagtgacttgTCCATGGATAAACCTCTtaactttaaagatggaaatcagtctattgagaagag aagagtccagcaggagagagcagactcccctggaccaagctgtgtctccatgaagagtgacttgTCCATGGATAAACCTCTtaactttaaagatggaaatcagtctattgagaagag AAGtgtccagcaggagagagcagactcccctggaccaagctgtgtctccatgaagagtgacttgTCCATGGATAAACCTCCtaactttaaagatggaaatcagtctattgagaagag AAGtgtccagcaggagagagcagacagcCCCGGACCCAGGACTGG ACAACACCagaagaggtcaaaggttaccagtggTCCTTCTGAACAGCATGATGAAACAGAGCAGACCTCCAAG AGTGTTCTTCCTGCAGAACCTGCAGAACATCCTGCTCTGGCTAGATTCAAGAATACTTTGAAGATAAAGACCCAGCCTGTGTTTGAGGGATTAGTTCAACCAGGAAAGCCAACACCTCTGAACAAgatctacacagagctcttTATCATAGagggaggcagtggagaggtcaacaaggagcatgaggtcagactgattgaaaaaACGTACAGGAAACCAGCCAAAGAggaaaaaacaatcaaatgtgAAGACCTCTTTAAACTCAtacatgaacaaaaaaaacagaagatCAGAACAATATTGACAATTGGAGTTGCAGGGATTGGTAAAACCATCTTGACAcaaaagttcactctggactgggctgaaggcaaatccaaccacgacatacacttcacatttcCCTTACcattcagagagctgaatttattaaaaaatagaaagttCAGCTTGGTGGAACTACTTCATCACCTCTTTAATGACACCAAACAAGCAGGAATCTGCCAAAACGACCAGCACCAAGTTGTCTTCATTTTTCATgctctggatgagtgtcgacttcctctggacttcaaGAACAACGAGATCTTGACTGATGTCACAAAGTCAAcctcggtggacgtgctgctgacaaacctcatcaggggcgacctgcttccctccgctcgtatctggataaccacacgcccggcggcagccaatcagatccctgctaactgtgttgacatggtgacagaggtgagagggttcaccgacccacagaaggaggattacttcaggaagagattcagagaggagaagctggccagcacaatcatctcccacatcaagaaatcacgaagcctccacatcatgtgtcacatcccactCTTCTGTTGGGTCACTGCTACAGTTGTGGAGGACTTCTTCAGATCAtccaggagaggagaaaggataCCCAATACCCTGACTAAGATGTATATCCACCTCCTGAGGGTGCAATCCATAAaaggggacaggaagtatcatTGGAGAAAAGATCTGCATTTAAAGAGTACTAGAGAGATCATTGTTATTctgggaaaactggcttttTCCCAGCTgaagaaaggcaacctgatcttcAACGAGGCAGACCTGGCCGAGTGTAGCATTGCTGTCAaagcagcctcagtgtactcaggagtgttcacccagatctttaaagaggattATGAGCTGAACCATGACAAGGTGTTCtcctttgtccatctgagcatccaggagtttctggctgcccttcaTGTCTTTCTGTCCTATATCAAAACTggtgtcaatctgctctcagaaaAACCACCAGCCTCTGAGGCAAAtgatctcctgctcctctgccaGAGTGCTGTGGACCAGGCCTTACGGAGTGAGAACGGACActtggacttgttcctccgcttcctcctgggcctctctctggagaccaatcagattctCGTACAAGGCCTGCTTGGACCGACAGGAAGCATCCCAGAGACCAATCAGGGAATTGTCAGTTACATTAAGGAGAAGATAAGTGGAGATCTttctccagagagaagcattAATCTGTTCTACTGTCTAAATGAGCTGGGGGACTgttctctagtggaggagatccaGCAGTACCTGAGATCAGGAAGTCTCTCCGGAaaatctctctccccttctcagtggtcagctctggcCTTCATCCTACTGTCATCAGAGgtggacgtgtttgacctgaaggactactctgcttcagaggagggtcttctcaggctgctgccagtgatcaaagcctccaaaacatctct GCTGAATGGCTATCATATGTCCGAAAGATTCTGTGAAGCTCTGGCTTCAGCTctcagctccagctcctccagtctGAGAGAACTGGACCTGAGttccaatgatctgcaggattcaggagtgaagctgctctctgctggactggggagtccacactgtagactggaaactctcag gttgtctGGCTGCTTGGTCACACAGGGAGGCTGTGATTCTCTGGCCAGGGCTCTGAGCTCTAACCCCTCCCACCTGAAAGCGCTAGACCTGAGCTACAATTTTCCAGGAGAATCAGGATTctcgctgctctctgctggccgGGAGGATCAATCCTGGAAACTTGACattctcag AAAGATGAACTGTGAAGAGGGAGTACTGAAACCAGCCCTACAGAAGT ATGCCTGTGAtctcacactggacccaaacACGGCCAACAGCCGACTTTCTCTGTCTGGGCACAGAGAGGCGACGCTTGTTGAAGAGTATCCTGATCACCCAAAGAGATCTGATACCTTGAGacaggtgttgtgtagagaggtTCTGACTGGCCGCAGTTACTGGGAGGTAGTTTGCAAAGGAGGTGTTTCGATAGTTGTGACCCACAGAGGAAGAATCACCAGGAGCCGAGAGGGCTATGACAACAGGCTTGGATccaacaacaagtcctggagtcttgAATGTCATGGTGATCGTTACTGTGCCTATTACAACGGTAGAAAAACAGACAAACGTCTCCTGCCCGCTGGCTCTAAGaaagtaggagtgtatctgaaccggcctgctggcactctgtccttctacagagtgtccccaggtgttGATGGGTCtaaagacacactgacacacatccacaccttcgAGTCCACATTCACCCAGGACCTCTACGCTGGGTTTGATTTATTGTGCACTGGTTCCTCAGTGACCCTATGTAAGCTGTag
- the LOC132447368 gene encoding NACHT, LRR and PYD domains-containing protein 5-like isoform X26 yields the protein MNEERGEGGPPTSETTQSEDHDHRRTAKRRVQQERADSPGPSCVSMKSDLSMDKPLNFKDGNQSIEKRSVQHERAGSPEPRTGRVQQERADSPGPSCVSMKSDLSMDKPLNFKDGNQSIEKRRVQQERADSPGPSCVSMKSDLSMDKPLNFKDGNQSIEKRSVQQERADSPGPSCVSMKSDLSMDKPPNFKDGNQSIEKRSVQQERADSPGPRTGQHQKRSKVTSGPSEQHDETEQTSKSVLPAEPAEHPALARFKNTLKIKTQPVFEGLVQPGKPTPLNKIYTELFIIEGGSGEVNKEHEVRLIEKTYRKPAKEEKTIKCEDLFKLIHEQKKQKIRTILTIGVAGIGKTILTQKFTLDWAEGKSNHDIHFTFPLPFRELNLLKNRKFSLVELLHHLFNDTKQAGICQNDQHQVVFIFHALDECRLPLDFKNNEILTDVTKSTSVDVLLTNLIRGDLLPSARIWITTRPAAANQIPANCVDMVTEVRGFTDPQKEDYFRKRFREEKLASTIISHIKKSRSLHIMCHIPLFCWVTATVVEDFFRSSRRGERIPNTLTKMYIHLLRVQSIKGDRKYHWRKDLHLKSTREIIVILGKLAFSQLKKGNLIFNEADLAECSIAVKAASVYSGVFTQIFKEDYELNHDKVFSFVHLSIQEFLAALHVFLSYIKTGVNLLSEKPPASEANDLLLLCQSAVDQALRSENGHLDLFLRFLLGLSLETNQILVQGLLGPTGSIPETNQGIVSYIKEKISGDLSPERSINLFYCLNELGDCSLVEEIQQYLRSGSLSGKSLSPSQWSALAFILLSSEVDVFDLKDYSASEEGLLRLLPVIKASKTSLLNGYHMSERFCEALASALSSSSSSLRELDLSSNDLQDSGVKLLSAGLGSPHCRLETLRLTGCNLSEKCCRALASVLRSNSSSLRELDLSTNDLKDSGVKLLSAGLRSPQCTLETLGLSGCLVTQGGCDSLARALSSNPSHLKALDLSYNFPGESGFSLLSAGREDQSWKLDILRKMNCEEGVLKPALQKYACDLTLDPNTANSRLSLSGHREATLVEEYPDHPKRSDTLRQVLCREVLTGRSYWEVVCKGGVSIVVTHRGRITRSREGYDNRLGSNNKSWSLECHGDRYCAYYNGRKTDKRLLPAGSKKVGVYLNRPAGTLSFYRVSPGVDGSKDTLTHIHTFESTFTQDLYAGFDLLCTGSSVTLCKL from the exons aagagtccagcaggagagagcagactcccctggaccaagctgtgtctccatgaagagtgacttgTCCATGGATAAACCTCTtaactttaaagatggaaatcagtctattgagaagag AAGTGTCCAGCATGAGAGAGCAGGCAGCCCTGAACCCAGGACTGG aagagtccagcaggagagagcagactcccctggaccaagctgtgtctccatgaagagtgacttgTCCATGGATAAACCTCTtaactttaaagatggaaatcagtctattgagaagag aagagtccagcaggagagagcagactcccctggaccaagctgtgtctccatgaagagtgacttgTCCATGGATAAACCTCTtaactttaaagatggaaatcagtctattgagaagag AAGtgtccagcaggagagagcagactcccctggaccaagctgtgtctccatgaagagtgacttgTCCATGGATAAACCTCCtaactttaaagatggaaatcagtctattgagaagag AAGtgtccagcaggagagagcagacagcCCCGGACCCAGGACTGG ACAACACCagaagaggtcaaaggttaccagtggTCCTTCTGAACAGCATGATGAAACAGAGCAGACCTCCAAG AGTGTTCTTCCTGCAGAACCTGCAGAACATCCTGCTCTGGCTAGATTCAAGAATACTTTGAAGATAAAGACCCAGCCTGTGTTTGAGGGATTAGTTCAACCAGGAAAGCCAACACCTCTGAACAAgatctacacagagctcttTATCATAGagggaggcagtggagaggtcaacaaggagcatgaggtcagactgattgaaaaaACGTACAGGAAACCAGCCAAAGAggaaaaaacaatcaaatgtgAAGACCTCTTTAAACTCAtacatgaacaaaaaaaacagaagatCAGAACAATATTGACAATTGGAGTTGCAGGGATTGGTAAAACCATCTTGACAcaaaagttcactctggactgggctgaaggcaaatccaaccacgacatacacttcacatttcCCTTACcattcagagagctgaatttattaaaaaatagaaagttCAGCTTGGTGGAACTACTTCATCACCTCTTTAATGACACCAAACAAGCAGGAATCTGCCAAAACGACCAGCACCAAGTTGTCTTCATTTTTCATgctctggatgagtgtcgacttcctctggacttcaaGAACAACGAGATCTTGACTGATGTCACAAAGTCAAcctcggtggacgtgctgctgacaaacctcatcaggggcgacctgcttccctccgctcgtatctggataaccacacgcccggcggcagccaatcagatccctgctaactgtgttgacatggtgacagaggtgagagggttcaccgacccacagaaggaggattacttcaggaagagattcagagaggagaagctggccagcacaatcatctcccacatcaagaaatcacgaagcctccacatcatgtgtcacatcccactCTTCTGTTGGGTCACTGCTACAGTTGTGGAGGACTTCTTCAGATCAtccaggagaggagaaaggataCCCAATACCCTGACTAAGATGTATATCCACCTCCTGAGGGTGCAATCCATAAaaggggacaggaagtatcatTGGAGAAAAGATCTGCATTTAAAGAGTACTAGAGAGATCATTGTTATTctgggaaaactggcttttTCCCAGCTgaagaaaggcaacctgatcttcAACGAGGCAGACCTGGCCGAGTGTAGCATTGCTGTCAaagcagcctcagtgtactcaggagtgttcacccagatctttaaagaggattATGAGCTGAACCATGACAAGGTGTTCtcctttgtccatctgagcatccaggagtttctggctgcccttcaTGTCTTTCTGTCCTATATCAAAACTggtgtcaatctgctctcagaaaAACCACCAGCCTCTGAGGCAAAtgatctcctgctcctctgccaGAGTGCTGTGGACCAGGCCTTACGGAGTGAGAACGGACActtggacttgttcctccgcttcctcctgggcctctctctggagaccaatcagattctCGTACAAGGCCTGCTTGGACCGACAGGAAGCATCCCAGAGACCAATCAGGGAATTGTCAGTTACATTAAGGAGAAGATAAGTGGAGATCTttctccagagagaagcattAATCTGTTCTACTGTCTAAATGAGCTGGGGGACTgttctctagtggaggagatccaGCAGTACCTGAGATCAGGAAGTCTCTCCGGAaaatctctctccccttctcagtggtcagctctggcCTTCATCCTACTGTCATCAGAGgtggacgtgtttgacctgaaggactactctgcttcagaggagggtcttctcaggctgctgccagtgatcaaagcctccaaaacatctct GCTGAATGGCTATCATATGTCCGAAAGATTCTGTGAAGCTCTGGCTTCAGCTctcagctccagctcctccagtctGAGAGAACTGGACCTGAGttccaatgatctgcaggattcaggagtgaagctgctctctgctggactggggagtccacactgtagactggaaactctcag GCTGACTGGCTGTAATCTGTCAGAGAAATGCTGCAGAGCTCTAGCCTCAGTTCTCAGATCCAACTCCTccagtctgagagagctggacctgagtaccaatgatctgaaggattcaggagtgaagctgctctctgctggactgagGAGTCCACagtgtacactggaaactctcgg gttgtctGGCTGCTTGGTCACACAGGGAGGCTGTGATTCTCTGGCCAGGGCTCTGAGCTCTAACCCCTCCCACCTGAAAGCGCTAGACCTGAGCTACAATTTTCCAGGAGAATCAGGATTctcgctgctctctgctggccgGGAGGATCAATCCTGGAAACTTGACattctcag AAAGATGAACTGTGAAGAGGGAGTACTGAAACCAGCCCTACAGAAGT ATGCCTGTGAtctcacactggacccaaacACGGCCAACAGCCGACTTTCTCTGTCTGGGCACAGAGAGGCGACGCTTGTTGAAGAGTATCCTGATCACCCAAAGAGATCTGATACCTTGAGacaggtgttgtgtagagaggtTCTGACTGGCCGCAGTTACTGGGAGGTAGTTTGCAAAGGAGGTGTTTCGATAGTTGTGACCCACAGAGGAAGAATCACCAGGAGCCGAGAGGGCTATGACAACAGGCTTGGATccaacaacaagtcctggagtcttgAATGTCATGGTGATCGTTACTGTGCCTATTACAACGGTAGAAAAACAGACAAACGTCTCCTGCCCGCTGGCTCTAAGaaagtaggagtgtatctgaaccggcctgctggcactctgtccttctacagagtgtccccaggtgttGATGGGTCtaaagacacactgacacacatccacaccttcgAGTCCACATTCACCCAGGACCTCTACGCTGGGTTTGATTTATTGTGCACTGGTTCCTCAGTGACCCTATGTAAGCTGTag
- the LOC132447368 gene encoding NACHT, LRR and PYD domains-containing protein 3-like isoform X25, whose amino-acid sequence MNEERGEGGPPTSETTQSEDHDHRRTAKRRVQQERADSPGPSCVSMKSDLSMDKPLNFKDGNQSIEKRSVQHERAGSPEPRTGRVQQERADSPGPSCVSMKSDLSMDKPLNFKDGNQSIEKRRVQQERADSPGPSCVSMKSDLSMDKPLNFKDGNQSIEKRSVQQERADSPGPSCVSMKSDLSMDKPPNFKDGNQSIEKRSVQQERADSPGPRTGQHQKRSKVTSGPSEQHDETEQTSKSVLPAEPAEHPALARFKNTLKIKTQPVFEGLVQPGKPTPLNKIYTELFIIEGGSGEVNKEHEVRLIEKTYRKPAKEEKTIKCEDLFKLIHEQKKQKIRTILTIGVAGIGKTILTQKFTLDWAEGKSNHDIHFTFPLPFRELNLLKNRKFSLVELLHHLFNDTKQAGICQNDQHQVVFIFHALDECRLPLDFKNNEILTDVTKSTSVDVLLTNLIRGDLLPSARIWITTRPAAANQIPANCVDMVTEVRGFTDPQKEDYFRKRFREEKLASTIISHIKKSRSLHIMCHIPLFCWVTATVVEDFFRSSRRGERIPNTLTKMYIHLLRVQSIKGDRKYHWRKDLHLKSTREIIVILGKLAFSQLKKGNLIFNEADLAECSIAVKAASVYSGVFTQIFKEDYELNHDKVFSFVHLSIQEFLAALHVFLSYIKTGVNLLSEKPPASEANDLLLLCQSAVDQALRSENGHLDLFLRFLLGLSLETNQILVQGLLGPTGSIPETNQGIVSYIKEKISGDLSPERSINLFYCLNELGDCSLVEEIQQYLRSGSLSGKSLSPSQWSALAFILLSSEVDVFDLKDYSASEEGLLRLLPVIKASKTSLLNGYHMSERFCEALASALSSSSSSLRELDLSSNDLQDSGVKLLSAGLGSPHCRLETLRLKGCHLSGRCCEALASVLSSSSSSLIELDLSNNDLQDSGVKLLSDGLGSPHCRLESLRLTGCNLSEKCCRALASVLRSNSSSLRELDLSTNDLKDSGVKLLSAGLRSPQCTLETLGLSGCLVTQGGCDSLARALSSNPSHLKALDLSYNFPGESGFSLLSAGREDQSWKLDILRKMNCEEGVLKPALQKYACDLTLDPNTANSRLSLSGHREATLVEEYPDHPKRSDTLRQVLCREVLTGRSYWEVVCKGGVSIVVTHRGRITRSREGYDNRLGSNNKSWSLECHGDRYCAYYNGRKTDKRLLPAGSKKVGVYLNRPAGTLSFYRVSPGVDGSKDTLTHIHTFESTFTQDLYAGFDLLCTGSSVTLCKL is encoded by the exons aagagtccagcaggagagagcagactcccctggaccaagctgtgtctccatgaagagtgacttgTCCATGGATAAACCTCTtaactttaaagatggaaatcagtctattgagaagag AAGTGTCCAGCATGAGAGAGCAGGCAGCCCTGAACCCAGGACTGG aagagtccagcaggagagagcagactcccctggaccaagctgtgtctccatgaagagtgacttgTCCATGGATAAACCTCTtaactttaaagatggaaatcagtctattgagaagag aagagtccagcaggagagagcagactcccctggaccaagctgtgtctccatgaagagtgacttgTCCATGGATAAACCTCTtaactttaaagatggaaatcagtctattgagaagag AAGtgtccagcaggagagagcagactcccctggaccaagctgtgtctccatgaagagtgacttgTCCATGGATAAACCTCCtaactttaaagatggaaatcagtctattgagaagag AAGtgtccagcaggagagagcagacagcCCCGGACCCAGGACTGG ACAACACCagaagaggtcaaaggttaccagtggTCCTTCTGAACAGCATGATGAAACAGAGCAGACCTCCAAG AGTGTTCTTCCTGCAGAACCTGCAGAACATCCTGCTCTGGCTAGATTCAAGAATACTTTGAAGATAAAGACCCAGCCTGTGTTTGAGGGATTAGTTCAACCAGGAAAGCCAACACCTCTGAACAAgatctacacagagctcttTATCATAGagggaggcagtggagaggtcaacaaggagcatgaggtcagactgattgaaaaaACGTACAGGAAACCAGCCAAAGAggaaaaaacaatcaaatgtgAAGACCTCTTTAAACTCAtacatgaacaaaaaaaacagaagatCAGAACAATATTGACAATTGGAGTTGCAGGGATTGGTAAAACCATCTTGACAcaaaagttcactctggactgggctgaaggcaaatccaaccacgacatacacttcacatttcCCTTACcattcagagagctgaatttattaaaaaatagaaagttCAGCTTGGTGGAACTACTTCATCACCTCTTTAATGACACCAAACAAGCAGGAATCTGCCAAAACGACCAGCACCAAGTTGTCTTCATTTTTCATgctctggatgagtgtcgacttcctctggacttcaaGAACAACGAGATCTTGACTGATGTCACAAAGTCAAcctcggtggacgtgctgctgacaaacctcatcaggggcgacctgcttccctccgctcgtatctggataaccacacgcccggcggcagccaatcagatccctgctaactgtgttgacatggtgacagaggtgagagggttcaccgacccacagaaggaggattacttcaggaagagattcagagaggagaagctggccagcacaatcatctcccacatcaagaaatcacgaagcctccacatcatgtgtcacatcccactCTTCTGTTGGGTCACTGCTACAGTTGTGGAGGACTTCTTCAGATCAtccaggagaggagaaaggataCCCAATACCCTGACTAAGATGTATATCCACCTCCTGAGGGTGCAATCCATAAaaggggacaggaagtatcatTGGAGAAAAGATCTGCATTTAAAGAGTACTAGAGAGATCATTGTTATTctgggaaaactggcttttTCCCAGCTgaagaaaggcaacctgatcttcAACGAGGCAGACCTGGCCGAGTGTAGCATTGCTGTCAaagcagcctcagtgtactcaggagtgttcacccagatctttaaagaggattATGAGCTGAACCATGACAAGGTGTTCtcctttgtccatctgagcatccaggagtttctggctgcccttcaTGTCTTTCTGTCCTATATCAAAACTggtgtcaatctgctctcagaaaAACCACCAGCCTCTGAGGCAAAtgatctcctgctcctctgccaGAGTGCTGTGGACCAGGCCTTACGGAGTGAGAACGGACActtggacttgttcctccgcttcctcctgggcctctctctggagaccaatcagattctCGTACAAGGCCTGCTTGGACCGACAGGAAGCATCCCAGAGACCAATCAGGGAATTGTCAGTTACATTAAGGAGAAGATAAGTGGAGATCTttctccagagagaagcattAATCTGTTCTACTGTCTAAATGAGCTGGGGGACTgttctctagtggaggagatccaGCAGTACCTGAGATCAGGAAGTCTCTCCGGAaaatctctctccccttctcagtggtcagctctggcCTTCATCCTACTGTCATCAGAGgtggacgtgtttgacctgaaggactactctgcttcagaggagggtcttctcaggctgctgccagtgatcaaagcctccaaaacatctct GCTGAATGGCTATCATATGTCCGAAAGATTCTGTGAAGCTCTGGCTTCAGCTctcagctccagctcctccagtctGAGAGAACTGGACCTGAGttccaatgatctgcaggattcaggagtgaagctgctctctgctggactggggagtccacactgtagactggaaactctcag ACTGAAAGGCTGTCATCTGTCCgggagatgctgtgaagctctggcctcagttctcagctccagctcctccagtctgatagagctggacctgagtaacaatgatctgcaggattcaggagtgaagctgctctctgatggactggggagtccacactgtagaCTGGAAAGTCTAAG GCTGACTGGCTGTAATCTGTCAGAGAAATGCTGCAGAGCTCTAGCCTCAGTTCTCAGATCCAACTCCTccagtctgagagagctggacctgagtaccaatgatctgaaggattcaggagtgaagctgctctctgctggactgagGAGTCCACagtgtacactggaaactctcgg gttgtctGGCTGCTTGGTCACACAGGGAGGCTGTGATTCTCTGGCCAGGGCTCTGAGCTCTAACCCCTCCCACCTGAAAGCGCTAGACCTGAGCTACAATTTTCCAGGAGAATCAGGATTctcgctgctctctgctggccgGGAGGATCAATCCTGGAAACTTGACattctcag AAAGATGAACTGTGAAGAGGGAGTACTGAAACCAGCCCTACAGAAGT ATGCCTGTGAtctcacactggacccaaacACGGCCAACAGCCGACTTTCTCTGTCTGGGCACAGAGAGGCGACGCTTGTTGAAGAGTATCCTGATCACCCAAAGAGATCTGATACCTTGAGacaggtgttgtgtagagaggtTCTGACTGGCCGCAGTTACTGGGAGGTAGTTTGCAAAGGAGGTGTTTCGATAGTTGTGACCCACAGAGGAAGAATCACCAGGAGCCGAGAGGGCTATGACAACAGGCTTGGATccaacaacaagtcctggagtcttgAATGTCATGGTGATCGTTACTGTGCCTATTACAACGGTAGAAAAACAGACAAACGTCTCCTGCCCGCTGGCTCTAAGaaagtaggagtgtatctgaaccggcctgctggcactctgtccttctacagagtgtccccaggtgttGATGGGTCtaaagacacactgacacacatccacaccttcgAGTCCACATTCACCCAGGACCTCTACGCTGGGTTTGATTTATTGTGCACTGGTTCCTCAGTGACCCTATGTAAGCTGTag